The DNA window TGGAATGATCAGACACTGAGATGCAACTATCATTTGCTCACATGCGgtatataaaacattttgctgaaTAGTTATAATTGTTGTTTATTAGAACACATTATCTTCCACCAAAAGGGGAAACAAATGTAGGCGGTTATACAGGTTATTGGGGGATTCAGGGctacataaataacatttaacataaatgacaataaaaatctCGTCCAGTGCTCCTCAGAAGTCAGAACAACACGTGTGAAACCTTGAGCTGCTGTGTTCTTTATGGAAATGTGACACATGACCTCGACACACTGACGTCGTGTCTGTTACGTTAAAGCGATTCAGGCCTTTATTCATACATGAGGCCGACCACAGCTTCCATGTGACAAGGTGCTTGACTGAAACTGAGCGATACATAATGTGGTTcgtgaaaaacaataaatgtgaaactatgataatccacagaacacactgaAGTATCACTGTAACTATCTACATGGCAACATATCAATGGATTTAagtaataaattatattattattcatattaacAGAGCGTCTGTTTCAGTTTTCTAACTCTGTATCTTCAGTTTCATGCTTCAGTTTCATGTGGATCACTTTGTTATATGTACCGTCTacaatttgttttgtgttcatgaTTTGAACCTGTGAGTGCATGCGTGAGTCGGTCCCCATCgctactgttgctgctgtaaaaacagtgaaatgactcgtttcactatcagaatttgatccattcagtctgataacatttggagaGTCTAGAGGAGCCAcatgattgttattattttattcttcaAATCAGCAGAGAGCTAAACTGGAAGTTCGTCTCTGATGTGACACTCTGTGGGTGCCCTTCAGCTCTGGAGAACCAATCATTGTTGGCATCATCACTACTACGCCAGCACAGGAAGGTCGCCACAGACAAcacatatgtattttttttcccagtatAGCGAAGCCAAGTCGGTCTGATTGGCTCTGCCCCTGATATTGTTAacctaaccatctcactcctcatgcccaaaccaagcagcaacctccggggctgaaaaatgaagccaatgcggaagtgccaaaaacctgcattctatctaacggccatcagggggcgactccactggctgctaaaagaagtctgattgtatggaagtcttctctcttgatttattacctcagtgaactgtttcctgatgagtttatggtctcaatcactagtttcaagtcttcttcaatacagcatgatggtcattttgtaaatcatggccccatttagagtaaaatagatgatacagcagcgtatgctttagggcgtggctacgatgtgattgacaagtcgctaccataGCGACAATGCTGCTTACGTGATGTAACCATTGCGTATGgacgtagctgctgctatttcacagtgttttcagttcactgaaGTTAATTGCAACATTGTGGTCGCCTAAAaacagtcttgttcagcgtttagTTGTAATAAAACACCCATCAATGAgtcggatgatcagtttttccggtgagtacattttgtttgaacggttttaggcctgtctttcgctagcgaaaattagcattagcattatcactgttaaccatagattgtaaatgcaccatgctaaccaagctagcagctagcgctcGTCCAAATAAGGtaacttctggctccaaaaaacaaacatggcgACAGTCAAATCGCTGCACTCGAGGCTTCTAAACGGCAGTTCGCAAACAAATAGTGACGTCACCATGACGTcgtccttttttttccccaaacaaacCAACGAAGgtagccaatcagaagcagagttaggcagagtagggcgggtcattCCGTCGTCATCCTAGGAAAATATAAATGGGCCTCTGGATGTGTGAAATATAATAAGATTTACCTGGCGGTGATGGGCTTAGTCCGCATTGTGTGAACATGTTTGGCGAAGGACGTTGATTTATATGTAAAAGACCCGCACAGCAGGTTTAAAGCTGCCGGttaattgaataaaataatCGATTACTTGACGAATAGTTGCAGCTGCCATTCAACCCTTCAGTCTTCAGTTTAGATGGGCTGTACAGAGCTAATAATATCAGAATAAACTGTTTATGGTTTGCTTAATTTAAAACTCTTAATATCTGCAGTTGTTAGTTGTTGGTTCGTATCTTTCGGCCTTGAACATGAGCTAACTGCGGCTAACAGCCTGTACGGAGGGTTTAGCTGCTAGCGTTAGCTTAGCACTGACTCCCGGCCACATTAACAGAGTATTAACACGTTTCCAGCAACATAAAGACAACAAACCTGCTTTTCGCAGCTTTTTATCGGGTTTTAAAACCTCGTCCAGCAGCCTGCGGTGTCGGCGGTGGATCTCCTCTTCATACTCGGTTAttgttttctcaaaatgtcCAAATATCTCCTCCACAGCCGCAGTTAGCCGCTGCTGGACGAAAACCTTCAGACCCTGAAGGctgcacattttacacacagctCAGAAAATACTAATACTGGCgcttttctgctgtttttattagGAGGTGTGTAAACCAAACTCTGTTCCCACTGCAACGCCTGATCAATACACACGATTACTTCCGGGTCACGTTTCAAAATTAAAGTGATACAAAGCAGGAtgcaattttctttctttttctctaaaaGTTGGTGATGCCAGTTTAAGTCTGCAGTAAATCCTGTTAGTGAttcttttgttcttcagaagctgaaaccattgactatttatgttttaaattttcataCACTAatttgttttggtccacacattcatttacttaaaataatatcatttattttatggaTATATTGGATGTAAACATTCTTGTGATTATTTTGGGTAAcaatctatatctatctatatatatatatatatatatatatatatatatatatatatatatgctataTACTTTAAGTCACCAAAAAATCTGgtaaaaatgaatagaaaaaaattTGTATACATCTATATCTCAGTCCTTGCCTTTTTTAATGTCTCTTCTTATtcattgtttctcttttttttgttttgttttaaaaaaaaaaaatttctctTGTGTTTCAGTATAATGACACctcctttgttttttatttgtttgttgcagcATCATTTGCACCATTGTTAATTAAATTCCATCacttattttatatatttatttcttgtcttattctgtatattatatataagttGATGACAGACCTGAACCTGCCCACTcataacaacagaaaacatctttttttcccattaagagtctaaaataaatataccaCTAgtgtgcagtggtggaagaagtactcagatcttttacttcaGCAAAAGTAcaacacagcaatgtaaaaatacttcattacaaaaaaaaaaaatcctgcatgaaaaatcctacttttcgatcccctccagacatgtaatgagacataaaaatactctgcttggaacaacaATAATGTAGGTATCTACTCCTCCCTCGTTAAAAAATCTAacatctataaatatgcaaatatatttaatctcatgcgttttcctgctggacacaagatgtctccttcttcactgcaaagtccgttctcagtgtttgtgtaagtTGCAAATTGGACGATGATTGTCTCCAGATTTTCAGTGagttcagagaaacttttcaacagatgaatgtgaaaacaaactctgctcattaatcattctgcacagagaagaacaacaaacatccatccaaccatcaCATGAGTGAGACGGGacgtaagtaaaagtacataagtattataagcttgatgtagttaaagtattgcagtaaaagtacataagtattatgagcttgatgtagttaaagtattgcagtaaaagtacataagtattatgagcttgatgtagttaaagtattgcagtaaaagtacataagtattatgagcttgatgtagttaaagtattgcagtaaaagtacataagtattatgagcttgatgtagttaaagtattgcagtaaaagtagtggtttggtccctctgactgatatattattatatatgacatcattagattattaatagtgaagcatcagtgttagagcagcatgttactgttgtagctgctggaggtggagctagtttacactactttatatacagttagctagtttagtccagtggttcccaacctaggggtcgggcccctccaaagggtcagcagataaatctgaggggtggtgagatgattaatgggagaggaaagaagaaaaaacaaagttctgatacacaaatctgttttcagtttttggactttttctctaatctttgatttttgctgaaatattggatcatttgaacatttattgaaatgaaagcatgtgagaagtttagagggaaaaatcactatttggtggagctgttaacaactcatagacatgtgaaatgtgaccccgactacacactgctttttgtaagacgtcaaaagacaaaaaggttggaaaccactggtttcatctttaacaatgtgttgtattttaaaagcttgttatattatccattgtgtcaaatcttcatctgaaaagtaactaaagctgttaaataaatgtagtggagtagaaagtacaatatttccctctgaaatgtagaaagtagcatcacatggaaatactcaagtaaagtacaagtacctcaaaactgtacttaagtgcagtacttgagtaaatgtactttccaccactgaaagtGGTATTTGTACACTTTTATCACTGGTGATATTTTGGACACAgattcatcatgtttttttatttagataagaaatgtattttattgctgTGTATACTGTCTTTGGGTTTGCTGTATGTACAAAGTTGCAGTTCCAGTAACAAAAGTTCCCCTTTGTGTTTCCGTGCTGAGCTGCTGGAGATTCAACCAAACTCAGAGTGCAAAGTTCATTTACTGTTTCTCACCAACacacttgtgttttttcagctgtttaCGCCAACTGAATCTTTGGTCACAAACGCTGCAACTGAAACGTTTCTCCCCGGTGTGGACCACCATGTGCTGTCCCATATTTCCCTTTTCTCGAAATCGTTTACCACAAACTGGGCAACAAAacggtttctctcctgtgtgacaCCTCATGTGTCTCAGCAGAGAGTCCTTATAGCCGAATACTTTATCACACCGAGAGCAGGGGAAGGTTTTCTTAGTGTTACATCCTGTATCGATTGCAGGGACTTCAGTACTTTTTATAGAGTTTAAACCTGACTGAGGTTGTGTTTGGCTCTGATGAAGCTGTGAGGACTCACCGACGCAGTGGTGGATTTTGAGCTGATAATGCCAACTGAACATTTTGTCACAAACGCTGCAGTTCAATCGTTTCTCCCCCGTGTGGATTCTCATGTGTCTCAGTAATTGTCTCCTCCATGAAAAACTTTTCTTGCAAATAGAGCAGCTGAAAGGCTTTTCTCCCGTGTGACATCTCAGATGTTCCCTCAGATGCGTCTTTCGACCAAATGCTTTCCCGCACTCAGAGCAACTAAATGGTTTCTTGCCATTATTTAGTCCCCCATCACTCACGGGGAAGACAGTTCCAGGTGAGGAACGGTGTGAAGCTTTGCCAACAGTATCAGGTTGTAAATGTCTGGCTGGTTCTGATCCTCCACAGTCGtctccatcagcttctgtttcCATCGGTTCAGTGGAGCTGCTGGCTGGAGGTTCTGCCTCTCTGTTCTCCTCAGTTTGGCTGAGATGAAGCTGTGAGGATTCACTgacacatttgtggtttttgaGCTGATAATGCCAAGCGAATCTTTGGTCACAAACACCGCAACTTAACGGTTTCTCCCCCGTGTGACGTGCCATGTGGTGTGTCAGATGTACCTTTTGTATAAATCTTTTACCACAAACTGAACAACTGAacggtttctctcctgtgtgaattcTCATGTGCGTCTTCAGGTTTGAGTTTTGGCTGAATCTTTTACCGcactcagagcagcagaacGGTTTCTCACCAGTGTTACAGCCATTATTTTTCAGAAAGTTTAAAACTGACTGAGGTTCGCTGGTCTCCCTCCAATCATCTTTGACTTTAGTCTCAAGTTCAAAAGATTCATGAGTCTTGTCATCACTAACTGGTTGTAGATGTTTATCTGGTTCTGATCCTCCACAGTCCTCTCCATCAGattctgttttcatctgttcagtttgtctttgatgaagctgtgaggactgaggtttctcttcatcatcttcactcGTCATAGGAACGAGAGTGagtgtaaatgtggtgatatcagCCTCCTCTAGTCCGTGaagctgctctccctcctgaCTGGTCCAcagttcctcctcttcctctttaatGTGTGGGGGCTCTGGGTCCTGCTGCTCAGGGGGAACCTCCTCTTTTCTGATAATCAGTTTGCAGACATCTGAAGgtaaaacacagacatgcagtCATTCGTATAATTGTTACACATCCATTGTTCAATGATGCTTTAATGAAGCATTTGCCAATAGGAGAGGTTCATTAGAACAATCTGTCATTTTCTGCTTTGCCCTGAGTCTTCAGTGCACCAGAGGAACATAAAAGACTAGTAAAAAGAAGTGGAGGTTTGGATAAACACTCCTGAAACACTCCTGACTTCCCTTGAGAGTCTGCAGGTATGCTAGCAGTGCAGTATTAGACACAGCAGTGTTTCACGcttaaaataaacatctgatACAACTTTGTCCTGACGATGGCAATAAAGATACGACCTTTTACTTCCAGAATCAGAAGCGCTTGAATCAGATCCCTGTGCAACTCTGACGCGGTGAAAAGGCCCATCGCCGGAGCCGGCGCGTAGTTTGTCTGATTtgtgttaccatggaaacatggtggtgcaacatggcggcctccacGGAAGAGGACGCGCTCCCTGTGTAGCTATAAAGGGCTCTGTAATggcaatttttcatttttcgatgtcctttcttttcctgtttttcccgtTTGCCATTAATACACAGGTAGGTTGGGTTAGGGGTGAGTCTGTTAGCTGccgtttagtttgttgttttattgaagtctTTGTACATGTCATGAACATATCGGGTTTCTGTCTGCTGTAGTGTGCGTCTGTTACCGGTCTGGTAAGAACTCTATGTGCTCCACCTGCCTGTGCCTCCCGTTTCCTGTCACCTACGCCCCGACATATACAACCCTGTGCATCTAATGACCGCCACCCAGTGTCCAAAATAATACTGCAAGTTATAACTAAACCAATGAAATGCCAACAATCAACATAAATGGCTCCTACAGGCTCATTCTatgataatgaaaacacaatgattcttattttcagatgatttctgccaagtctgttccactagatgccacctTTAATGTGCTTATTAGgctacattcattttttaacaaatgtaaGTAGCTTAGTTCACATATCTACGTAAGAGATATGATATAAACAGCAACAGTCCTTCATAAAGGATTTTTAATCTCAAGTTAACTGTCAGTATGATTCTCAGGAGTGATTCTGACACGTTTGAtgtttataataatacaaactGCAGACATGTgtggggcttttattttgaagacaACAAATACTGAGCATCCGGCCTCCGTCTGAATGTCTGACGCAGCTGCTGCGGAGAGCTAACTGTTAGCCTTTCACTGATCAATAAGCAGATATGCAGGCAGCTTGTTTGACAGCGTGTTTAAAGTGAGGTCGGAGAGCAGAGCTGAAGGTTTGACTGAAGTCAGCGGAGTCACAATGAAGCACAAACAGCTTCTACAGACCTGCTCTGGTCGTTTCCGGCTtcacctgcagctgcagcagtctgCGCTGCCGATCGATCTCCTCCTCGTACTCTGCTATCGATCTCTCAAACAGGAGAATGATCTCCTCGGCAGCAGCAGTCAGCCGCTGCTTCACCGACGCGCTCAGCATTTGGACTTTAGACATTCTTGCAGAGCGGAAGTGTGAACcgagctcctcctcctcttcctgccgCTCCTCGCGCTCTGTGTGACGGCTGCAGCCTCTTCTTTCCCCCCGCTGCCTGCAAAcatccacctccacctgctgacaaataaataaataccatCAAACTAAGAACGTTGTCCCGTGTGGTAGCGAAGTAACTTTACTCAAATgtagttttgaggtacttatacacgagtatttctatttgatgctactttcactgatgatttaaatgatgacagagatatttatgtgttgtaaaCTATATGCTCAGACCAGTTAGTGTGTTCTGTCAATATAAAATGTCTCTGTATGCAGCTCATAGTGGTTTATAATGATGCTGTGAGGTTGCTGCTCTCAGGTGTTCCTACAAGTGGCGAAATAACCAACATATGAGCTTTTATTATTGTAGTTTTATCTGGTCTgtcttgtcatttttctttttacatgttATGGACCCTGTTGTGACtctgaaataaagtttgaattgaattgaatgataCTTCCCCTCCACtgtatttcagagggaaatattgtactttctactcctcTGCAGttcagtaaatgtactcagttacttcCCGTCAGCTTCCTGGTGGCAAAAGATTCGTCTACACGACACAAATCTGAAAAGTCACATGATGATTCATATAGGAGAGAAACCTGTCAGTTGTTCTGAGTGTAGTGAAACATTTGTCACATCTACAGAAGCAGATGAAATGTCAGACAGGAGAAAAACCTTTCAACTGCTCAGTTTGTAAGAACCGGACAACGCCGACAAGTTTACGTTGTCAAGTTTGAGTTTTTGAGAATTAAGTTTAAAGATTCAAATTctgctttttctggttttctgttactgaagtcggatgttaaacagggtcaaagttccaaaacctgaGTTGATCGTATgcagaaatgctgcctgcaagtcaacagtcagggcttcaacctgctctgaacactttgtttgcagtgACTTCTACTTCCTCATCCaactgatgtcagattgtttacACATGTCCAGATATTTtttaacacagttgttcatcttttgtactgatgattcaaccaggacAGTTTCATGTTGAGgtgctcaaactgtgagtaATGTAACATCGTCTGTGTGAAACATGAACGAGATTTTTACTTGTGGAACCAGGACGCACAGGAAATACCTCCTCCCACTCAGCTACTTACATttcagtcacatttcacatgtctatgagttgttaacagctccaccaaatagtgatttttccctctaaacttctcacatgctttcatttcaataaatgttcaaatgatccaatatttcagcaaaaatcaaagattagagaaaaagtccaaaaactgaaaacagatttgtgtatcagaactttgttttttcttctttcctctcccattaatcatctcaccacccctcagatttatctgctgaccctttggagggacccgacccctaggttgggaaccactggactaaactagctaactgtatataaagtagtgtaaactagctccacctccagcagctacaacagtaacatgctgctctaacactgatgcttcactattaataatctaatgatgtcatatataataatatatcagtcagagggaccaaaccactacttttactgcaatactttaactacatcaagctcataatacttatgtacttttactgcaatactttaactacatcaagctcataatacttatgtacttttactgcaatactttaactacatcaagctcataatacttatgtacttttactgcaatactttaactacatcaagctcataatacttatgtacttttactgtagtaggatttttcatgcaggacttatTAGCTTGTTTTGAATgacaacaaaaggaaatataaaagaCACATAAATATTCATCGACAGGCTTATAAGTggattttgattgttttttttgtccagctAAGAGAATTCACTCTCAGTTTTCTGAATAATGAAACAAGATACTGTTTGAtgttcaatgtgaatatttaaaatatatttttggtgTGAAAAGCCTCTAAAGGAAGGAGGGTTTGTGTTTGATGCTTCTTCAGTTGATTGAAAACAAACCTCTCAGCATCAACAGATTGActtcaatgtaaaaaaaaacaactttaaactaATTTAATAAGCTGCTTCGCTCTGTCAGCAGTCTGTCGAAGAACAAACCtgatttctcttttgttgtgataatattctgtgtgtgtgtgtgtgtgtgtgtgtgtgtgtgtgtgtgtgtgtgttagctgctgtaATTAATGTGTCTTATCTCTGAGCGCTGGATGCTGGGAGCTAAATGCCATCCTGTCCCTCTGATCCATGTCGATAAGCTCCGTCTGTCTGATCACCGCTGAAATGAAAGGTTCTCTGAATCAGAAGCAGCTCGGCTCTGATTGGACGATCACACGGCTCAGCTGGTGGAAACACACAGCTGGAGGTCTGCTGGCGAACCAGAGGGACAGATCAAATTCAATAAAATGGCTTCTTTCACAAGGAACACCAGGACGAATATacacaacagacaaaaaagaatatattaaaaatatgacaataataacaacaacaacaacaataataataacaataataataataatagtaataataataataatagtaataataaccTCCTAAAGATAtgataaaattaatcaaaattaactgaattccaaagtttaaaaaagaaaagaaacacaaaacagactAACTGGCCTGCTAACTGCTAAATAACCTGCTAACGTACCTGCTAACAGCTAATCAACCTGCTAACTGCTAAATAACCTGCTAACGTACCTGCTAACAGCTAATCAACCCGCTAACTGCTAAATAACCTGCTAACTTACCTGCTAACAGCTAATCAACCCGCTAACTGCTAAATAACCTGCTAACTTACCTGCTAACAGCTAATCAACCCGCTAACTGCTAAATAACCTGCTAACGTACCTGCTAACAGCTAATCAACCGGCTAACTGCTAAATAACCTGCTAACGTACCTGCTAACAGCTAATCAACCCGCTAACTGCTAAATAACCTGCTAACTTACCTGCTAACAGCTAATCAACCCGCTAACTGCTAAATAACCTGCTAACTTACCTGCTAACAGCTAATCAACCCGCTAACTGCTAAATAACCTGCTAACGTACCTGCTAACAGCTAATCAACCCGCTAACTGCTAAATAACCTGCTAACTTACCTGCTAACAGCTAATCAACCCGCTAACTGCTAAATAACCTGCTAACTTACCTGCTAACAGCTAATCAACCCGCTAACAGCTAATCAACCCGCTAACTGCTAAATAACCTGCTAACGTACCTGCTAACAGCTAATCAACCTGCTAACTGCTAAATAACCTGCTAACTTACCTGCTAACAGCTAATCAATCTGCTAACTGCTGAATAACCTGCTAACTTACCTGCTAACAGCTAATCAACCCGCTAACTGCTAAACAACCTGCTAGCTTACCTGCTAACCACTAATCAACCAGCTAGCTGCTAATCAAGCTACTAACGGATCTGCAAATTGACTTTCTGGAACTGTGGACCCTGCAGCTGCTGTCGGACATCAGTTTTAAATGAAGGTTTGATTGGAAGGTGGCGGCGTCAGGTCTTTTTTAGGAGAGTTTGTGTCGAGTGACAAGGCCTCGAGGCTGATCAGCCTCACCGGGGGTTTAATCAGGGATGACTGATCGACCAACGATGATTGATTGGGGAAGTCTTTGAcctgtcttgtgtttctgtgtttatgtctttgctctgtgaaaaacattttcagatcgGTGCTGTTACAGGAAACTCCTCAGAGCCTCTTCTAAAAGTTAGAAATGACTGAAACATGTTGCTTCAAGCTTCAaaccatcagcagcagctgcttctCTGCATGTTGAGCTTTGATAtcaggaggaaaacaaacaccaaTCATCAGAGATCTGCAGGATGTTTGGTGAATTAGTGTAATGTGGGACACTAAGCTCAAATGCATCTATCTCCCCTTCTAACAAATGCTAATGAACAGGGCCGCTGTCACATTAAACGGGGGATAAAAGGATATAAATGTTACTGATTATAATCAGATTGTGTTTATTAAGGGGTAATTGTGGGACAATTTTTGCAATTTATACTTCagcaatatatttttatatgaagcCAACAAATATCCGCATCCAATACCATTCTGGGATCACTGGGGGGTCGAAAGGTCTAAATCACATTGATTCATACAATAAAACATCTCTGGTCAATAACataatgtattatattatgtattaatattagtaataatataatttgcaaTCTGCCTAAAATAAGTCAGAAAATGAAGCATTACAATGAATAACTATTGTACATTTAATGTGTCTGTCCCACATTAGTAAAACCAGTTGTCCCACTTATAAAACCTCATTTTCTAAAGTGGGACAATGAAAAattgactgaaataaaaaatgatgaaaccaTATATATTTCACTATATTATAGCATATTGTGATGTATGAATATACCTGATTTTACACAGAGGTGTCTTATCTTGTGTGATATTCAGTCGCTGATGTCCTTCGTTGTGGATCAGAAACGTTTATTTACTGTTAAAGTAACTAAACCATTGTGACGGATATTTATAGAAAGCGTTCAGGATTTAgctgaacagcaggaatgatttaAGACATAGAAACATACGCTGCTTTGGATAATAATTTGAGTCTGATCTGGTTTTTccataaaaagtacaattagttcataaaaaaatccttcatctgCTTCTTCTCGCttattaaaaatccagaatctctgaatctgtaaatatttctGATCTGtgaagttttcctgctggactccagatgtttcctccttcactgtaaagttcatcctcagtgtttgtgcaactgg is part of the Thunnus albacares chromosome 19, fThuAlb1.1, whole genome shotgun sequence genome and encodes:
- the LOC122970032 gene encoding gastrula zinc finger protein XlCGF57.1-like; the protein is MSKVQMLSASVKQRLTAAAEEIILLFERSIAEYEEEIDRQRRLLQLQVKPETTRADVCKLIIRKEEVPPEQQDPEPPHIKEEEEELWTSQEGEQLHGLEEADITTFTLTLVPMTSEDDEEKPQSSQLHQRQTEQMKTESDGEDCGGSEPDKHLQPVSDDKTHESFELETKVKDDWRETSEPQSVLNFLKNNGCNTGEKPFCCSECGKRFSQNSNLKTHMRIHTGEKPFSCSVCGKRFIQKVHLTHHMARHTGEKPLSCGVCDQRFAWHYQLKNHKCVSESSQLHLSQTEENREAEPPASSSTEPMETEADGDDCGGSEPARHLQPDTVGKASHRSSPGTVFPVSDGGLNNGKKPFSCSECGKAFGRKTHLREHLRCHTGEKPFSCSICKKSFSWRRQLLRHMRIHTGEKRLNCSVCDKMFSWHYQLKIHHCVGESSQLHQSQTQPQSGLNSIKSTEVPAIDTGCNTKKTFPCSRCDKVFGYKDSLLRHMRCHTGEKPFCCPVCGKRFREKGNMGQHMVVHTGEKRFSCSVCDQRFSWRKQLKKHKCVGEKQ